The nucleotide sequence GTTTGGAAATGGTAGGAATTTGTCGGTTACTTGACAGCCTGTGAACACCCCGCCACAATAGCGCCAACTACAATTTTCAGGCCGCTCTATCGAGATATGCAGCTTCCGTTCTTCTGGAGGTTTATGGCACAAAGTCGCAAACTCACCACTGTTCAGGCTGCGCTGCGCGTGCTGGCCTACCTGGCTCAGCACCCAGAAGGCGTCGAGGCCCCGCAGCTTGCGGCCTTTCTGGGCAAGAGCCTCTCGACTGCTTATGCGCTCCTGGCCAGTCTGGTCTCGGAAGGTTTCGCCGAACGGGATGGCAGCGCTTATCGGCTCTCTAAAAACGCCCTGGCCCCGAGCCGCACCCCGTTGGCCGAGCCCGAAAAGCTATCCGATGCGCTCGAGGAGCTGTACCTTCGCACCCGCGAGCGAACCTACCTGGCCCAGCTAACCCCCGAAGGTAAGCTGCGCCTGACCACCCGGGGCCGACAGGGTTTACCCAAGCTGGCCGGGATAGACGACCAGGTTTCCGAGGGCTTCCACGCCCTGGCCATGGGCAAGGCCGTGCTGGCCTTTCTGGAGGCTGAAGACCAGGCAACCCATTTACAAAACCTGAAAGCATTTACCCGCCTAACCATCACCGACCCCCTGACCCTCGAGGAAGAACTGACCAAGGTGCGCCAGATGGGCTTTGCGGTGGAGATTGAAGAGCACACCGACGGCATCTCGGGCCTGGCCGCGCCCATCTTCGGCAAGGACGGGCAGGTGGTAGGGGCTTTCGGGGTGGTGGTGCCCTCGAGGCGGTTTCCCTATGCCTTCACCCGGCTGGTTCAGGCCGTGCAGGAGGTGGCCCGGGCAGCCTCGAGCCATCCCAGGGCCGAGCCAGCCCCACCGGCCGAGCCCCAGCCCCTGCCGCCCCAGGAGCCTCCCTGCCTGGGTTCCTCGAGCGAGGAGCAGGCCATATGGCCGCCCAGGCCGCTGGTGCAAAACGCCAACCTGCAGGACTACCCCGCCGAGTACCGGCGGAGCCTCGAGAACCCCGAGGCTTTCTGGGGCGCGTGGGCCCAGCGCTTTCACTGGTTCAGCCCCTGGAAGCAGGTGCGGGAGCTCAATCTGCCGCACCACCGCTGGTTTGTGGGCGCAAAGACCAACATTGCCTACAACGCCCTGGATCGCCACGCCGATGGCCCCAGACGCAACCAGCTGGCCCTGATCGCGCTGGCAGGTGATGGTACGGTACACAAACTAACCTACCGGGAGCTGCGCGACCTGACCGCCCGCCTGGCCGGTGGACTGCTTTCACTGGGCATTCAGCCCGGCGACCGGGTGGCCGTCTACATGCCAACGGGTCTGGAAATGGCCCTGACTTTTCTGGCTTGCGCCCGCATCGGGGCGGTGCACGTGGCGGTTCCTGCAGGTTTGGGGAGCCAGGCTCTGCGCGAACGCTTGCAGGACACCGGGGCCCGCTTGCTGGTGGCCGCCGACCGGATGTACCAGGGCGGGCGCACCCTTTCTTTCACCCCTTTGATTGAGGAGGCTACCCAGGGTCTGGAGCTGCCGGTGCTCTGGTTCAGCCGTGGAGATACTTACCGGCCCCTCGAGTTCTGGAACCTGATCGAGGCTCACCGGCCCACCACCCCCGCCCTACCGGTAGACAGCGAGCACCCGCTTTTCATTCTCTACACCTCTGGCTCTACCGGGAAGCCCAAAGGGGTGGTGCATGTGCACGGGGGCTACATGGTAGGCATCACCTACCACCTGCGAACCCTGTTTGACCTCAAAGAGGG is from Meiothermus sp. CFH 77666 and encodes:
- a CDS encoding AMP-binding protein; the protein is MAQSRKLTTVQAALRVLAYLAQHPEGVEAPQLAAFLGKSLSTAYALLASLVSEGFAERDGSAYRLSKNALAPSRTPLAEPEKLSDALEELYLRTRERTYLAQLTPEGKLRLTTRGRQGLPKLAGIDDQVSEGFHALAMGKAVLAFLEAEDQATHLQNLKAFTRLTITDPLTLEEELTKVRQMGFAVEIEEHTDGISGLAAPIFGKDGQVVGAFGVVVPSRRFPYAFTRLVQAVQEVARAASSHPRAEPAPPAEPQPLPPQEPPCLGSSSEEQAIWPPRPLVQNANLQDYPAEYRRSLENPEAFWGAWAQRFHWFSPWKQVRELNLPHHRWFVGAKTNIAYNALDRHADGPRRNQLALIALAGDGTVHKLTYRELRDLTARLAGGLLSLGIQPGDRVAVYMPTGLEMALTFLACARIGAVHVAVPAGLGSQALRERLQDTGARLLVAADRMYQGGRTLSFTPLIEEATQGLELPVLWFSRGDTYRPLEFWNLIEAHRPTTPALPVDSEHPLFILYTSGSTGKPKGVVHVHGGYMVGITYHLRTLFDLKEGDISWATADLSWIVGHSYGLYAPLLEGLTTVLRAERLDYPDPSGFYETLEECGVNVLIISPTWLRTLRKHGDEWAQNARLSDLRLVASVGEYLAPEVWHWAARNLAHVVDNWWQTETGGPCLSTPVCMPAKPGKAGFPLPGVEMRVVDAQGRELPPGQKGHLVICKPFPHFMRTFWNNPERYAEQWSRIPGCYATGDIAVQDSEGYMALLGRSDDVIKAGELRIGTAEIEGAMLAHPAVAEAAAVGIAHPEQGEVIKVYVVLKTREASPQVREILAAKLSSHLRRQLGNISLPTEVEIIDQLPRTKSGKILRRLLKAQELGADPGDLSTLEP